In Methanococcus maripaludis, a single window of DNA contains:
- the eif1A gene encoding translation initiation factor eIF-1A has protein sequence MRGQQAPPQQPTRVRTPRENENEVLGVIEQMLGASRVRVRCMDGKLRMGRIPGKLKRKIWVREDDVVIVTPWEVQSDEKCDVIWRYTKGQVDWLNKKGYLDFMR, from the coding sequence ATGCGAGGACAACAAGCACCCCCACAACAACCAACAAGAGTAAGGACCCCAAGAGAGAATGAAAATGAAGTTCTTGGAGTAATCGAACAAATGCTCGGTGCAAGCAGAGTTAGAGTAAGATGTATGGATGGAAAGCTCAGAATGGGTAGAATTCCCGGAAAATTGAAGAGAAAAATCTGGGTAAGGGAAGACGATGTCGTAATTGTTACTCCTTGGGAAGTACAGTCCGATGAGAAATGCGATGTAATCTGGAGATACACAAAAGGACAGGTTGACTGGTTGAACAAAAAAGGATACCTAGACTTCATGAGATAA
- the pyrF gene encoding orotidine-5'-phosphate decarboxylase, whose product MYGESLVKLMLALDVMDEKTAVLIAKETSEYVDSIKIGYPLVLATGLNIIDKIKEATNKEVICDFKVADIPSTNEKIAELTLNHADGIICQGFVGSDSVSAILNVARAKNKKVIMVTEMSHPGATEYLQHVAEDMAKMADKLKVDGIVAPSTRPERLKEIKSIAKDAFVISPGVGAQGGNLSDVLNVLSENDYVIIGRAIYENENPKESAKNYKIQM is encoded by the coding sequence ATGTATGGTGAGAGTTTGGTAAAATTAATGCTTGCACTTGATGTAATGGATGAAAAAACGGCAGTTTTGATTGCTAAAGAAACTTCAGAGTACGTTGACTCCATAAAAATAGGATATCCCTTAGTTTTGGCTACAGGATTAAATATAATCGACAAAATAAAAGAAGCCACCAACAAAGAAGTGATCTGTGATTTCAAAGTTGCAGACATCCCTTCAACCAATGAAAAAATTGCAGAATTAACGCTAAATCATGCTGATGGGATAATTTGTCAGGGTTTTGTTGGTTCAGACAGCGTTTCTGCAATTTTAAACGTTGCAAGAGCGAAAAATAAAAAAGTAATAATGGTAACGGAAATGTCTCACCCCGGAGCTACAGAATACTTACAACATGTAGCTGAGGATATGGCAAAAATGGCTGACAAATTAAAAGTTGATGGAATAGTTGCACCATCAACTAGACCTGAAAGATTAAAAGAAATCAAATCAATTGCAAAAGATGCTTTTGTAATATCCCCTGGAGTTGGGGCCCAGGGTGGAAATTTAAGTGATGTTTTAAACGTTTTAAGCGAAAATGACTACGTAATTATTGGTAGAGCGATCTATGAAAATGAAAATCCCAAAGAAAGCGCTAAAAATTATAAAATACAGATGTAA
- a CDS encoding class III signal peptide-containing protein yields the protein MILNSKKGQLSIEMVILILAILLSGTIFATYMTKNTGSSDEISDVKKQVFSGTSSSLVTISHSNGHFDPIATEDEEPDEGGEEPEEENNFDKIYAKVLNINPTSSDENNKFEATIYGGGTIELKKKGNPKGVTANGVFYNLENSQMEFNVTKVILRIKGDSTIIINDSIVFDKNNKKFTIECVEGGTCPIPVTIGMENGAGSYWLELDVDDVKVTSESSGSRKN from the coding sequence ATGATATTAAATTCAAAAAAAGGACAGCTTTCAATAGAAATGGTTATACTGATTCTTGCAATTTTGTTATCTGGAACAATATTTGCTACATATATGACTAAAAATACTGGAAGCAGTGACGAAATTTCAGATGTTAAAAAACAGGTTTTTAGTGGAACCTCATCATCATTAGTTACAATAAGCCACTCTAATGGACATTTTGATCCAATAGCTACTGAAGATGAAGAACCTGACGAAGGTGGAGAAGAACCTGAAGAAGAGAATAATTTTGATAAAATATATGCTAAAGTATTAAACATAAACCCGACTTCATCAGATGAGAATAATAAATTTGAAGCCACCATATATGGTGGAGGCACTATTGAATTAAAAAAGAAAGGTAATCCCAAAGGAGTTACTGCCAATGGCGTATTTTATAATCTGGAAAATAGCCAAATGGAATTCAATGTAACTAAAGTTATTTTACGAATAAAAGGTGATTCTACAATAATAATTAATGATAGTATAGTATTTGATAAAAATAACAAAAAGTTCACCATCGAATGTGTTGAAGGTGGAACCTGCCCGATACCCGTAACAATTGGAATGGAAAATGGTGCTGGGTCATACTGGCTTGAACTAGATGTAGATGATGTCAAAGTAACTTCTGAAAGTAGTGGCTCTAGAAAAAATTAA
- a CDS encoding class III signal peptide-containing protein, whose amino-acid sequence MTKFSKGQISIELILLVMAVLLAGILVSFHMTKFTFEGDILSDVRHGAFQVFGLSTNPTIIIYSLNFSDVKISPSTNLDNAWLQINDTGNETYLWYYGDGTFKGLANTSDPTESITEDNLVILPHGGYASNIIFRSDVPTDMNWEGIPFTFTDIKKFEIIANNPDIPIKYNISHEGSPEQSNQAYLDIEADDVTIIVTKANNKVFELIANTTSGTIELLAYEP is encoded by the coding sequence ATGACAAAATTTTCAAAAGGCCAGATTTCAATAGAATTAATACTTTTAGTAATGGCCGTACTTCTTGCAGGTATTTTGGTATCATTTCACATGACAAAGTTTACTTTCGAAGGAGATATTCTATCAGATGTTCGGCATGGTGCATTTCAGGTATTTGGATTGAGCACCAATCCAACAATAATAATTTATTCATTGAATTTTTCTGACGTAAAAATAAGCCCTTCAACAAATTTAGATAATGCATGGCTTCAAATAAATGATACTGGAAACGAAACATATCTCTGGTACTATGGCGATGGAACATTCAAAGGTCTGGCAAACACAAGCGATCCTACTGAAAGTATTACTGAAGACAATCTAGTAATATTACCTCATGGAGGATATGCATCAAATATAATATTCAGATCAGATGTTCCAACAGATATGAACTGGGAGGGCATACCCTTTACTTTTACAGACATTAAAAAATTTGAAATAATTGCAAATAACCCAGACATACCGATAAAATATAACATATCTCATGAAGGATCACCAGAACAGTCAAACCAGGCTTATTTAGATATTGAAGCCGATGATGTAACCATAATTGTTACAAAAGCCAATAATAAAGTTTTTGAATTGATCGCAAATACAACTAGTGGAACTATAGAACTGTTAGCATATGAACCATAA
- the cobK gene encoding precorrin-6A reductase, which produces MNIWIRGGTSDANKISEEIKKNFKDSFLILTTTTEFGGKIAEKYSDLVISEKMSYENLKKTLLDKKIDVFIDATHPFATHASETGIKISKELNIPYIRYERPIKEFKDAFYVETFEEAANLALKISKKNIFYMSGIKNLKTVSEIIPIEKLIVRILPTSVSEALKILPSKNIVAMQGLFSENLNKHLIIDYDCDVIITKDSGKSGGLYEKVSSAILAGAKPIIIKRPEINYPLKFEKIVELISYLKTM; this is translated from the coding sequence ATGAACATATGGATTCGTGGCGGAACTAGTGACGCAAACAAAATTTCAGAAGAAATTAAGAAAAATTTTAAGGACTCTTTTTTAATTTTAACCACTACAACGGAATTTGGTGGAAAAATTGCAGAAAAGTATTCTGATCTGGTTATTTCAGAAAAAATGAGCTATGAAAATTTAAAAAAAACACTTCTTGATAAAAAAATAGATGTTTTTATTGATGCAACTCACCCTTTTGCAACCCATGCAAGTGAAACAGGCATAAAAATTTCAAAAGAATTGAATATTCCATATATCCGGTATGAAAGGCCGATTAAAGAGTTTAAAGATGCTTTTTACGTTGAAACTTTTGAAGAAGCTGCTAACCTAGCTTTAAAAATTTCTAAAAAAAATATATTTTACATGTCAGGAATAAAAAATTTAAAAACCGTTTCTGAAATTATCCCTATCGAAAAATTAATTGTAAGAATACTTCCAACTTCAGTCTCAGAAGCTCTAAAAATACTTCCTTCAAAAAATATTGTTGCAATGCAAGGGCTATTTTCAGAAAATTTAAATAAACATTTAATAATTGATTACGATTGTGATGTAATCATTACAAAAGATAGTGGAAAAAGTGGAGGCCTTTATGAAAAGGTTTCATCTGCAATTTTAGCAGGTGCAAAACCAATAATCATTAAGCGACCGGAAATAAATTATCCATTAAAATTTGAAAAAATAGTTGAATTGATAAGTTATTTAAAGACTATGTAA
- a CDS encoding phosphoglycerate mutase has product MKTLIFYFDGLLDNPYEILDNKTPLEYANTPNFDKLVQNGSCGLLAPYKRGVPMQSINDLFIMAGYPVEEFPGISVLKALGEDVELNDNSVYFECMFVTTIEDNYGHRVIDRTTCDIMDNDLNQLMKSIPANYGGYEFTLKNCADCGCVLVMTDKNGWISDKISDSDPYYPGRHVNKVLPVYELCGSSGECKRAKNTSDALNEFLLRCNKILENHEINIKRKRKGKYPINFLITRFPGKYFEVPSFSEKYGLKTLSIASCGIAKGFSKFIKVDYILSKDFEDSINSSIKYLDHYDLVHVPISDIPQYQIKDPVEKVKYIEKIDACLEKLTDLEDTLIVISANGLYPAIGNLVNSGEDYVIMVSGKNVRKDCIMEFSEKNCYMGPLRIGHDEVLNLILNYMNRALLYGLRPGGYLLEYIPADEDLEHLK; this is encoded by the coding sequence ATGAAGACGCTTATTTTCTATTTCGACGGACTTTTGGATAACCCCTATGAAATTTTGGACAATAAAACCCCTTTAGAATATGCGAATACTCCTAATTTTGATAAATTGGTTCAAAATGGTTCTTGCGGATTATTGGCACCTTACAAAAGAGGCGTGCCAATGCAGTCTATAAATGATTTATTTATAATGGCAGGATATCCCGTGGAAGAATTTCCAGGGATAAGTGTTTTAAAGGCACTTGGGGAAGACGTAGAACTTAATGACAACTCGGTATATTTCGAATGCATGTTTGTTACAACAATTGAGGACAATTACGGTCACAGGGTTATAGATAGAACAACATGCGATATAATGGATAATGACTTAAACCAGCTAATGAAGAGTATCCCTGCAAATTATGGCGGTTACGAATTTACGCTGAAAAATTGTGCTGATTGCGGCTGTGTTTTAGTAATGACTGATAAAAACGGTTGGATTTCTGATAAAATTTCCGATTCTGATCCTTATTATCCTGGAAGGCATGTAAATAAGGTACTGCCAGTTTATGAACTCTGTGGTTCTTCTGGAGAATGCAAACGTGCAAAAAATACTTCAGATGCTTTAAATGAATTTTTACTGCGATGCAATAAAATTTTGGAAAATCATGAAATAAATATCAAAAGAAAAAGAAAAGGAAAATATCCTATAAACTTTCTTATAACAAGATTTCCTGGTAAATATTTCGAAGTACCCTCATTTTCGGAAAAATACGGCTTAAAAACATTATCTATTGCATCATGTGGGATTGCAAAAGGATTTTCAAAGTTTATAAAAGTAGATTATATCTTATCAAAAGATTTTGAAGATTCAATAAATTCTTCAATTAAATATCTGGATCACTATGATTTAGTTCACGTGCCCATTTCAGATATTCCCCAGTATCAAATTAAAGATCCTGTTGAAAAAGTAAAGTATATAGAAAAGATAGATGCATGTCTTGAAAAACTCACTGATTTGGAGGATACACTTATTGTAATTAGCGCAAATGGGCTTTATCCTGCAATAGGCAACCTTGTGAATTCAGGGGAAGATTATGTCATAATGGTAAGTGGAAAAAATGTTAGAAAAGACTGTATCATGGAATTTTCTGAAAAAAACTGTTATATGGGCCCCTTAAGAATTGGGCATGACGAAGTATTGAATTTAATTTTAAATTATATGAATAGGGCATTACTTTACGGTTTAAGGCCTGGCGGGTATTTACTGGAGTATATTCCTGCAGACGAGGATCTCGAACATTTGAAGTAA
- a CDS encoding fibrillarin-like rRNA/tRNA 2'-O-methyltransferase, protein MEKIKVKEIFNNVYSVDFGDGLKRIATKSLVPGKRVYGEKLVYSDSIEYRVWNPNKSKLGAAIINGLKKMPIKKGTKVLYLGASAGTTPSHVADIAENSLVYALEFAPRIMREFIDSCNERKNLIPVLGDANRPQDYSNIVEKVDVIFEDVAQPNQAEILVKNARWFLKENGYAMISIKARSVDVTKNPREIFAEQKKILIEGGFEIVDEINIEPFEKDHMMMVGIWNETKY, encoded by the coding sequence ATGGAAAAAATTAAGGTAAAAGAAATTTTTAACAACGTTTATTCAGTAGATTTTGGAGACGGACTTAAAAGAATTGCTACAAAATCATTAGTTCCTGGAAAAAGAGTTTACGGTGAAAAGTTAGTATACTCTGATAGTATCGAATACAGAGTATGGAATCCAAACAAGAGTAAACTCGGTGCTGCAATTATAAACGGCTTAAAAAAGATGCCTATCAAAAAAGGAACGAAAGTTCTTTATCTTGGAGCTTCTGCTGGAACTACTCCTTCACACGTTGCAGATATTGCAGAAAATTCCCTAGTTTATGCTCTTGAATTTGCGCCAAGAATCATGAGAGAATTTATCGATTCATGCAATGAAAGAAAAAATTTAATTCCTGTTTTAGGGGATGCAAACAGGCCTCAGGACTATTCAAATATCGTTGAAAAAGTTGACGTTATTTTTGAAGATGTTGCACAGCCAAATCAAGCAGAAATCCTTGTAAAGAATGCAAGATGGTTTTTAAAAGAAAATGGATACGCAATGATATCCATAAAAGCAAGAAGTGTCGACGTTACAAAAAATCCAAGAGAAATATTTGCTGAACAGAAAAAAATATTGATCGAAGGCGGATTTGAAATTGTTGATGAAATAAATATAGAACCTTTCGAAAAAGATCACATGATGATGGTTGGAATCTGGAATGAAACTAAATATTAA
- the spcS gene encoding O-phosphoseryl-tRNA(Sec) selenium transferase, whose protein sequence is MLDFNIEGLIPKNMEKRGELVLNEYLKEIEDVFNHRKIPENGINDEKIKLFLKFLSMMDTDKDPKSVRIGEREARIYSKIHDELSSGFCHGIGRSGNLVDPQPKASGASIMYALTNKILESFFKTLGLNVHAIATPVSTGMSISLCLSAARKKYGSNVVIYPYASHKSPIKAVSFVGMDMRLVETVLDGDRVYVPVEDIEDAIKKEIELGNKPCVLSTLTFFPPRNSDDIVEIAKICEIYDIPHIINGAYAVQNNYYLEKLKKAFKYRVNAVVSSSDKNLLTPIGGGIIYSTNNDFIREISLSYPGRASATPVVNTLVSLLSIGSKNYLELMKNQKSSKKLLDELLTDLSKKTGGKFLDVESPIASCISVNSDPVEIAAKLYNLRVTGPRGIKKTDNFGNCYMGNYPHDYIVMNAAIGVRTEDILNSVSKLENIIL, encoded by the coding sequence ATGCTCGATTTTAACATTGAAGGGTTAATTCCAAAAAATATGGAAAAAAGGGGAGAATTAGTACTTAACGAATATTTAAAAGAAATTGAAGATGTGTTTAATCATCGAAAAATTCCAGAAAACGGAATTAATGACGAAAAGATAAAGCTTTTTTTAAAATTTCTCTCGATGATGGACACAGATAAAGATCCAAAATCTGTAAGAATCGGGGAAAGGGAAGCAAGAATTTATTCTAAAATTCACGACGAACTATCTTCAGGATTTTGTCACGGAATTGGAAGAAGTGGAAATTTAGTTGATCCCCAACCAAAAGCGTCTGGTGCGAGTATCATGTATGCACTGACAAACAAGATTCTTGAGAGCTTCTTTAAAACTCTCGGACTAAATGTTCACGCAATTGCAACTCCCGTGTCAACAGGAATGTCCATATCACTGTGTTTAAGTGCTGCAAGAAAAAAATACGGATCAAATGTTGTAATCTATCCATATGCATCCCATAAAAGCCCTATAAAAGCAGTTTCATTTGTTGGAATGGATATGAGACTTGTTGAAACGGTTTTAGATGGCGACCGAGTATACGTTCCAGTTGAAGACATCGAAGATGCGATAAAAAAAGAAATTGAGCTTGGAAATAAGCCTTGTGTTTTGAGCACGCTTACATTTTTTCCCCCAAGAAACAGCGACGATATAGTAGAAATTGCAAAAATTTGTGAAATTTACGATATTCCCCATATAATTAATGGAGCTTATGCAGTTCAAAACAATTATTACCTTGAAAAGTTAAAAAAAGCATTTAAATATCGAGTAAATGCAGTTGTAAGTTCAAGCGATAAAAATTTACTCACACCCATCGGCGGGGGAATAATATATTCGACAAACAACGATTTTATAAGGGAAATATCCCTTTCATACCCAGGAAGGGCGAGTGCAACGCCTGTTGTGAATACATTGGTATCCCTTTTATCAATTGGATCTAAAAATTACTTAGAATTGATGAAAAATCAGAAAAGCAGTAAAAAACTGCTCGATGAACTTCTAACGGATTTATCCAAAAAAACAGGTGGAAAATTTTTAGATGTTGAAAGCCCGATTGCATCCTGCATTTCAGTAAATTCAGATCCTGTTGAAATTGCTGCAAAACTCTACAATTTAAGAGTAACGGGTCCAAGAGGAATTAAAAAAACTGACAATTTTGGAAACTGCTACATGGGGAATTATCCTCATGATTATATCGTAATGAATGCCGCGATTGGCGTTAGAACTGAAGATATTTTAAATTCGGTATCCAAACTTGAAAATATTATTTTATAA
- the minD gene encoding cell division ATPase MinD yields MAITIAVASGKGGTGKTTTCANLAVALSQFGKEVTVIDADIAMANLELIMGIEGKPITLNDVLSGNADIKSAIYEGPAGVKVVPAGVSLDSFKKARPERLLEILTKLDEQSEVLLIDCPAGIGKEALTAISAAEHLLVVVNPEISSISDALKVVSIANRVETNVLGAIINRVTEDSSELSSRSIETILEIPIVGIVPEDPNVRRSSAFGVPIVLKHNESPASQAIMELAAKLVGKKYIPKEIKKDSFVKKFFKGVFGGKKK; encoded by the coding sequence ATGGCTATAACAATTGCAGTAGCTTCCGGTAAGGGCGGCACTGGAAAGACAACAACCTGTGCGAACTTGGCGGTTGCACTATCTCAATTCGGTAAAGAAGTAACGGTAATCGATGCAGATATTGCAATGGCTAATCTCGAACTTATCATGGGGATTGAGGGAAAACCAATTACATTAAACGACGTGTTATCGGGAAATGCAGATATTAAAAGCGCGATTTATGAAGGCCCTGCGGGTGTAAAGGTGGTTCCAGCAGGTGTTTCACTCGATAGCTTTAAAAAAGCAAGACCTGAAAGACTTCTTGAAATATTAACAAAACTTGATGAACAGAGCGAAGTTTTACTTATCGACTGTCCTGCAGGAATTGGTAAAGAGGCACTTACCGCAATTTCAGCTGCAGAACATTTGTTAGTTGTTGTAAACCCTGAAATATCCTCAATATCTGATGCATTGAAAGTTGTATCCATTGCAAACCGGGTTGAAACAAATGTACTCGGTGCAATCATTAACCGGGTTACAGAAGACAGTTCTGAATTAAGTTCAAGATCTATTGAGACTATTTTAGAAATCCCAATTGTTGGAATTGTACCTGAAGATCCAAATGTTAGAAGAAGTTCTGCTTTTGGTGTTCCCATTGTTTTAAAACATAATGAATCCCCAGCTTCGCAGGCAATAATGGAACTTGCTGCAAAATTGGTGGGTAAAAAGTACATCCCTAAAGAAATCAAAAAAGATTCTTTCGTTAAAAAATTCTTTAAAGGAGTATTTGGGGGTAAGAAAAAATGA
- a CDS encoding glycosyltransferase family 2 protein, with the protein MIAVIPAYNEEKNIISVLKDLSDINIDVIVVDDGSTDKTKTIITEFLEKNEFKNKIFPIFKEKNEGKSKALEDGTRYAINLNYDAIAYLDGDYQHKPSDIIPMYEKMKSENADAVFGIRKYKHIPFHRQFSNFLASVIMSITVSIFSGNFHIFRDIQCGFRIIKSEFLKDSYFGDGYSVEHLIALQLAKKNAKITEEYVTIEYHNDAISYITTKKILDVVKEVAKYVLSKN; encoded by the coding sequence ATGATTGCGGTCATTCCGGCATACAATGAAGAAAAAAACATTATCTCTGTTTTAAAGGACTTGAGCGATATAAATATTGACGTAATCGTGGTAGATGACGGAAGTACCGATAAAACAAAAACGATAATTACAGAATTCTTGGAAAAAAACGAATTTAAAAACAAAATATTTCCAATTTTCAAGGAAAAAAATGAAGGAAAATCAAAAGCACTTGAAGATGGCACAAGATATGCAATAAATTTAAATTACGATGCTATTGCATATCTTGACGGAGATTATCAGCACAAACCTTCTGACATTATACCGATGTACGAAAAAATGAAATCTGAGAATGCAGATGCGGTTTTTGGAATTAGAAAATACAAACACATCCCATTTCACAGGCAGTTTTCAAACTTTCTTGCAAGTGTTATAATGTCAATTACGGTTTCAATATTCTCTGGAAATTTCCACATCTTTAGAGACATTCAGTGCGGATTTAGAATAATAAAATCTGAATTTTTAAAGGATTCATATTTTGGTGATGGATACAGTGTTGAACATTTGATTGCACTTCAGTTAGCGAAAAAAAATGCAAAAATAACCGAAGAATACGTGACAATTGAATACCACAACGATGCAATTTCGTATATTACTACAAAAAAGATACTGGATGTTGTAAAAGAAGTTGCAAAATATGTTCTATCTAAAAATTAA
- a CDS encoding radical SAM protein, with translation MKFLILDGYTDEPAGLGVPPYIGMYPRYAAGVLYKFKHDVDYITIDKLREELKKGYDFNKFDAVIAICGFHTPGKYLNANPATLREFVSILYNFKGLKILGGPVATKFGSSPEGGKIKDESNLKYFFDVISEGDLDAVLHDILKNNLKLESVDGTKLRTYDELDEFARIGAKIVKLHPSYPNIIAEIETYRGCARAFSGGCSFCTEPRRYGYPKFRNSIDIIEEVRNLYENGIKYFRIGRQPCMFSYLAKDVETTDVPVPNVSEIEKLFKGITSVSKPNVLHIDNANPSVIARHEKEGREIAKILVKYCTPGNVAAFGVESFDEKVISKNCLLTEPEDVLKAVDILNEIGGKRGENGMPYLLPGINLLSGLKGESNDTFEINYDYLKEIYDSGNMIRRINIRQVVPFFGTDITVKDVEKAKKRKNLFLKFKEKIRTEIDNPMLKRMLPTETILKDVLVEFKEKNDLYFGRQFGSYPILIGIAEKNVEIGKFVDIKVTGYGRRSITGKIAK, from the coding sequence ATGAAATTTTTAATTCTTGATGGGTATACTGATGAGCCAGCAGGACTTGGAGTTCCGCCATATATTGGAATGTATCCAAGATATGCCGCAGGAGTTCTTTACAAGTTTAAACACGACGTTGATTACATAACAATTGATAAATTAAGAGAAGAACTTAAAAAAGGATATGATTTTAATAAATTTGATGCTGTAATTGCGATATGTGGATTTCACACCCCTGGAAAGTATTTAAATGCAAATCCTGCAACATTGAGGGAATTTGTATCGATTTTGTATAATTTTAAGGGCTTAAAAATTCTTGGAGGTCCTGTCGCGACTAAATTTGGTTCATCCCCTGAAGGCGGAAAAATAAAAGATGAATCAAATTTGAAATACTTCTTTGATGTGATTTCCGAAGGCGATTTAGATGCTGTTTTACATGATATTTTAAAAAACAATTTAAAGCTTGAAAGTGTGGATGGAACAAAGCTTAGAACTTACGATGAACTCGATGAATTTGCGAGAATTGGCGCAAAAATTGTAAAACTTCATCCAAGCTATCCAAATATCATTGCAGAAATTGAAACGTATCGTGGCTGTGCAAGAGCATTTAGTGGTGGATGTAGTTTTTGTACGGAACCAAGACGATATGGTTACCCCAAATTTAGAAATTCGATAGATATAATCGAAGAAGTAAGAAATCTCTATGAAAATGGGATTAAGTATTTTAGAATCGGAAGGCAGCCGTGCATGTTTTCATACCTTGCAAAAGATGTAGAAACAACAGATGTTCCAGTACCAAACGTTTCAGAGATAGAAAAACTCTTTAAAGGAATAACTTCAGTTTCAAAACCAAATGTTTTGCATATTGACAATGCAAACCCGTCAGTTATCGCAAGGCATGAAAAAGAGGGGCGAGAAATTGCAAAGATACTTGTAAAATACTGTACTCCGGGAAATGTTGCGGCTTTTGGAGTTGAAAGTTTCGATGAAAAAGTAATTTCAAAAAACTGTCTTTTAACCGAACCAGAAGACGTTTTAAAAGCAGTTGATATTTTAAATGAAATTGGTGGAAAAAGGGGAGAAAATGGAATGCCCTATCTTCTTCCCGGAATAAATCTGCTTTCCGGCTTAAAAGGAGAATCAAATGATACTTTTGAGATAAATTACGATTATTTAAAAGAGATATATGATTCAGGAAATATGATTAGAAGGATAAATATAAGGCAGGTAGTTCCATTTTTTGGAACGGATATAACTGTCAAAGACGTTGAAAAAGCAAAAAAACGGAAAAATTTATTTTTGAAATTTAAAGAGAAAATAAGAACTGAAATAGATAATCCAATGTTAAAAAGGATGCTTCCAACAGAAACGATATTAAAGGACGTGTTAGTCGAATTTAAAGAGAAAAATGATCTTTATTTTGGAAGGCAGTTTGGAAGCTACCCGATATTGATTGGAATTGCCGAAAAAAACGTTGAAATTGGAAAATTTGTTGATATAAAAGTAACGGGCTATGGGAGAAGATCTATAACTGGAAAAATAGCAAAATAA
- the dph5 gene encoding diphthine synthase produces MLVMAGLGLYDERDVTLKTLDFAKKVDKIYAEFYTAILTGTSMEKIENTLQKPITVLDREKVEYETNKLIEEAVDKDIMFLTAGDPMVATTHVDIAVEARKKGIEVVIINAPSIYSAIGITGLQLYKFGKTTSVVFPEPNYFPETPYDVIKDNLKLGYHTLCLLDIQADKERFMTANEGLDALLKIEEKRNENVISGETYAAVVARAGSIKPGLYYGKIKDLINYDFGTPLHCVIIPGKLHFMEEDALKYLFENI; encoded by the coding sequence ATGCTTGTTATGGCAGGATTAGGACTTTACGATGAAAGAGATGTTACACTAAAAACTCTCGATTTCGCAAAAAAGGTTGATAAAATTTACGCTGAATTTTATACGGCAATTCTCACTGGAACATCAATGGAAAAAATTGAAAACACTCTTCAAAAACCAATAACTGTGTTAGATCGGGAAAAAGTAGAGTACGAAACGAATAAATTAATTGAAGAAGCAGTAGATAAAGATATCATGTTTTTAACTGCAGGAGACCCGATGGTTGCAACAACCCACGTGGATATTGCAGTTGAAGCTCGAAAAAAAGGAATAGAAGTTGTAATTATAAATGCACCTTCAATTTATTCTGCAATTGGGATTACTGGACTTCAACTCTACAAATTTGGAAAAACAACGTCAGTAGTATTTCCTGAACCAAATTACTTTCCAGAAACTCCTTATGATGTAATAAAAGACAATTTAAAACTGGGATACCACACACTATGTCTTTTAGATATTCAGGCAGATAAAGAAAGATTTATGACTGCAAACGAAGGTCTTGATGCCCTTTTAAAAATCGAAGAAAAAAGAAATGAAAACGTAATTTCTGGAGAAACTTATGCCGCAGTTGTTGCAAGAGCTGGAAGCATTAAACCTGGATTATATTATGGAAAAATAAAAGACCTAATAAATTATGATTTTGGAACTCCACTTCACTGCGTGATAATTCCTGGAAAACTGCATTTCATGGAAGAAGACGCTTTAAAATATTTATTTGAAAATATTTAA